One part of the Tenacibaculum sp. 190130A14a genome encodes these proteins:
- the thrA gene encoding bifunctional aspartate kinase/homoserine dehydrogenase I, translating into MKVLKFGGTSVANQQNIKQVLQIVKQASQEEKIFVVVSAFGKTTNKLLAIAQESLEDATKIETLVSELKEHHYRVIESLISEKNQLEVKQHVDTLFSELIAIYQGVSLLKELSPNTLAKVSSFGEQLSSYIIANAAKESLNAAHKNSRELIITNSNYLNAQVLFEETNSNIVRFSKENTSEVVVLGGFIASNKDGEITTLGRGGSDYSAAIYAAALKADELQIWTDVSGMFTANPRVVKQAFAISEISYEEAMELSHFGAKVLYPPTIQPVLEREIPIRIKNTFEPENPGTLIKKVSENKKTVRGISHIENISLLTLEGSGMVGVPGVSKRMFETLALHHINVVLITQASSEHSICIGVFDEDADTAKALLDETFQLEIHQHKVNQVLVEKGLAIIALVGDHMKNHQGLSGQMFSALGKNNVNIRAIAQGASERNISAVIESVDAKKALNTLHEQFFEEKIKQLNLFVTGVGNVGEKFLEQVNQQKEFLKENLKLNLRVIGVSNSRKMVFDEEGLNLDNWKQLLAEGESSTIESFFEKTKSFNLRNSVFVDNTANANVSEVYEHYLRNNVAVVTCNKIACASNLENYKKLKRISRKYNAPFLFETNVGAGLPIIDTLKNLIASGDRVHKIQAVLSGTLNFVFNNFNDSVTFHNVVADAQAQGYTEPDPKIDLSGIDVARKILILARESGYELELSDIVNNSFLSEESLNTTDNEAFYKSLKVYENNFQQLYKDANDKNCRLKYVAEFENGKANVGLQHIPSDHPFYNLEGSDNIVLFFTDRYPVNPLQIKGAGAGAEVTASGIFADVIRVGNE; encoded by the coding sequence ATGAAAGTTTTAAAATTTGGCGGTACTTCGGTAGCCAATCAACAAAACATTAAGCAGGTTTTACAAATCGTAAAACAAGCTTCACAAGAGGAAAAAATATTCGTAGTTGTTTCTGCATTTGGAAAGACTACTAACAAATTATTGGCAATTGCTCAAGAGTCTTTGGAAGATGCAACAAAAATTGAAACATTAGTTTCTGAATTAAAAGAACACCATTATAGGGTAATTGAGAGTTTAATTTCAGAAAAGAATCAATTAGAGGTAAAGCAGCATGTTGATACACTTTTCTCTGAATTAATAGCGATATATCAAGGGGTTTCTTTGTTGAAAGAGTTGTCTCCAAATACATTAGCAAAAGTATCTAGTTTTGGAGAGCAGTTATCTTCATATATCATAGCCAATGCAGCAAAAGAAAGCTTAAATGCTGCTCATAAAAATAGTAGAGAATTAATAATTACCAATAGTAACTATTTAAATGCTCAGGTACTTTTTGAAGAAACCAATTCGAATATTGTACGTTTTTCAAAAGAAAACACAAGTGAAGTAGTTGTATTAGGTGGATTTATAGCTTCAAATAAAGATGGAGAAATTACCACGTTAGGAAGAGGAGGATCTGATTACTCTGCCGCTATATACGCAGCTGCATTGAAGGCAGATGAACTTCAAATTTGGACAGATGTAAGTGGTATGTTTACCGCGAATCCAAGAGTGGTAAAGCAAGCTTTTGCTATTTCAGAAATATCGTATGAAGAAGCAATGGAACTATCTCATTTTGGAGCTAAAGTTTTATATCCACCAACCATACAACCTGTATTAGAAAGGGAAATTCCAATTAGAATAAAAAATACTTTTGAACCTGAAAACCCTGGAACTTTAATTAAAAAAGTATCTGAAAACAAAAAAACAGTAAGGGGAATCTCCCATATTGAAAATATCAGTTTGCTTACTCTTGAAGGCAGTGGCATGGTTGGCGTTCCGGGAGTGTCAAAACGAATGTTTGAAACATTAGCCTTGCATCATATCAATGTAGTGTTAATTACACAAGCATCTTCCGAGCATTCTATTTGTATTGGAGTATTTGATGAAGATGCCGATACGGCAAAAGCATTATTAGATGAAACATTCCAATTAGAAATTCATCAGCATAAAGTAAATCAAGTGCTGGTAGAAAAAGGCTTGGCAATTATTGCTTTGGTGGGGGACCATATGAAAAATCATCAAGGTTTAAGCGGACAAATGTTTAGTGCTTTAGGAAAGAATAATGTAAATATTAGAGCAATTGCGCAAGGAGCTTCAGAAAGAAATATTTCTGCAGTAATAGAAAGTGTAGATGCTAAGAAAGCATTGAACACTTTACACGAACAGTTTTTTGAAGAAAAAATCAAGCAACTAAATCTATTTGTTACTGGGGTAGGAAACGTAGGAGAGAAGTTTTTAGAGCAAGTCAATCAACAAAAAGAATTTTTAAAGGAGAATTTAAAGCTAAACTTAAGAGTTATTGGTGTTTCAAATTCTAGAAAAATGGTATTTGACGAAGAAGGTTTAAATTTAGATAATTGGAAACAATTATTGGCGGAAGGTGAATCTAGTACTATTGAAAGCTTTTTTGAAAAAACAAAGAGTTTTAATCTAAGAAATTCAGTTTTCGTTGACAATACGGCTAATGCGAATGTCTCTGAAGTTTATGAACACTATTTAAGAAATAATGTAGCGGTAGTTACTTGTAATAAAATAGCCTGTGCATCTAACTTAGAAAACTATAAGAAATTAAAAAGGATTTCAAGAAAATACAATGCACCTTTCTTATTTGAAACCAATGTAGGAGCAGGACTACCAATTATAGATACCTTAAAGAATTTAATAGCTTCAGGAGATCGAGTGCACAAAATCCAAGCAGTATTATCTGGAACTTTAAATTTTGTATTTAATAATTTTAATGACTCCGTTACATTTCATAATGTAGTAGCCGATGCACAAGCACAAGGATATACTGAACCAGATCCGAAAATCGATTTAAGTGGAATTGATGTAGCTCGTAAAATATTGATTTTAGCGCGTGAAAGCGGATACGAATTAGAACTTTCTGATATTGTGAATAATTCATTTTTATCTGAAGAAAGTTTAAATACTACAGATAACGAAGCTTTTTATAAGAGTTTAAAAGTTTACGAGAACAATTTTCAGCAGTTGTATAAGGATGCGAATGATAAAAATTGTAGATTGAAATATGTAGCTGAATTTGAGAATGGAAAGGCAAATGTAGGATTACAACACATTCCATCGGATCATCCGTTTTACAATTTAGAAGGAAGCGATAATATTGTATTGTTCTTTACAGATAGATATCCTGTGAATCCATTACAAATAAAAGGAGCAGGGGCAGGGGCAGAAGTTACCGCTTCAGGAATCTTTGCCGATGTTATTCGTGTAGGAAATGAGTAA
- the thrC gene encoding threonine synthase: MKYYSLHHQSPKVSFEEAVVNGLAPDKGLYFPEDIKPLPKEFIENIDTYSNEEIAYKAIEQFVGDEIPKEVLEGIIKETINFDFPVVSVKENIGSLELFHGPTMAFKDVGARFMARCLGYFNRNTEKEVTVLVATSGDTGGAVAHGFLGVKGVEVVILYPSGKVSDIQEKQLTTLGRNITALEVDGVFDDCQDMVKTAFLDGDIQRTLTSANSINVARWLPQMFYFFFAYKQVYKQHKEVVFSVPSGNFGNICAGIMAQKLGLPIKHFVAATNVNDTVPNYLESGKYEPKPSKATISNAMDVGNPSNFIRIQELFGKDIEELKKAFSSYSFSDELTKETMKFIYKESGYIADPHGAVGYLGLEKYGLKDNAIGIFLETAHPVKFLDVVESTLAIEVAIPEQIKEVIDKEKESIKIGTYKELKAFLNR, from the coding sequence ATGAAATATTATAGTTTACATCATCAATCACCAAAAGTAAGCTTTGAAGAGGCGGTGGTCAATGGGTTAGCACCAGATAAAGGCTTGTATTTTCCCGAAGATATCAAACCTTTACCGAAAGAGTTTATAGAAAATATAGATACTTATTCGAATGAAGAAATTGCCTATAAAGCCATTGAGCAATTTGTAGGAGATGAAATACCAAAAGAAGTATTAGAAGGAATAATTAAAGAGACCATTAATTTTGATTTCCCGGTGGTATCCGTCAAAGAAAACATAGGGTCGTTGGAACTTTTTCATGGACCAACCATGGCATTTAAAGATGTAGGTGCTCGCTTTATGGCACGTTGCTTAGGGTATTTTAATAGAAATACAGAGAAGGAAGTAACGGTTTTAGTTGCTACTTCGGGAGATACTGGAGGAGCCGTTGCACATGGTTTTTTAGGAGTAAAAGGAGTAGAGGTTGTGATTTTGTATCCTAGCGGAAAAGTAAGTGATATTCAAGAAAAACAGTTGACTACTTTAGGACGAAACATTACGGCTTTAGAGGTAGATGGAGTTTTTGACGATTGTCAGGATATGGTAAAAACAGCATTTTTAGATGGTGATATCCAAAGAACCTTAACGTCTGCAAACTCAATCAATGTTGCCCGATGGTTACCACAAATGTTCTATTTTTTCTTTGCATATAAGCAAGTATATAAACAACATAAAGAAGTAGTGTTTTCAGTACCAAGCGGAAACTTTGGAAATATCTGTGCAGGGATTATGGCACAGAAATTAGGATTACCAATTAAACATTTTGTAGCAGCTACCAATGTGAATGATACCGTACCCAATTATTTAGAAAGCGGAAAATACGAACCGAAACCGTCTAAAGCAACCATTTCAAATGCCATGGATGTTGGAAATCCGAGTAATTTTATAAGAATACAAGAGCTGTTTGGGAAGGATATTGAAGAACTAAAAAAAGCTTTTTCATCGTATTCTTTTTCTGATGAACTAACAAAAGAAACCATGAAATTTATTTATAAAGAAAGTGGTTATATAGCAGATCCGCATGGTGCTGTTGGATATTTAGGATTAGAGAAATACGGATTAAAAGATAATGCAATAGGAATCTTTTTAGAAACTGCACATCCCGTAAAGTTTTTAGATGTAGTTGAGAGCACTTTAGCTATTGAAGTAGCCATTCCTGAACAAATCAAGGAGGTAATTGATAAAGAAAAAGAATCTATAAAGATTGGTACTTACAAAGAATTGAAAGCATTTTTAAATAGATAA
- a CDS encoding homocysteine S-methyltransferase family protein, which produces MSNIFKEIQKRILVLDGAMGTMLQEYKFTEEDFRGERFKEYPTPLKGNNDLLSITQPEAVKEVHRKYFAAGADIVETNTFSGTTIAMADYQMEDLVYELNYESAKIAKEVADEFNAKEPHKPRFVAGSIGPTNRTASMSPDVNDPGYRAVTFDELRIAYKQQIEALLDGGADILLVETVFDTLNAKAALFAIEEVKDERNIDIPTMVSGTITDASGRTLSGQTAEAFLVSISHIPLLSVGFNCALGANLLQPHLEAIASKTTLAISAHPNAGLPNAFGEYDETPEETATQIEEYLKKNLINIIGGCCGTTPAHIKAIADVAARYQPRPHAELSSAL; this is translated from the coding sequence ATGTCAAACATTTTTAAAGAAATACAAAAACGCATCTTAGTACTAGATGGTGCTATGGGAACCATGCTTCAGGAATATAAATTTACTGAAGAAGATTTTCGTGGAGAACGTTTTAAAGAGTATCCTACTCCTTTAAAAGGAAATAACGATTTATTGTCTATCACTCAACCCGAAGCTGTAAAAGAAGTACATAGAAAATATTTTGCTGCTGGAGCAGATATTGTAGAAACCAATACCTTCTCTGGAACCACTATTGCGATGGCCGATTATCAAATGGAAGATTTGGTCTATGAGCTAAACTATGAATCAGCAAAAATAGCTAAGGAGGTAGCTGATGAATTCAATGCTAAAGAACCACACAAACCTCGATTTGTTGCTGGTTCGATTGGTCCTACCAACAGAACTGCTAGCATGTCTCCAGATGTAAATGACCCAGGGTATAGAGCTGTTACTTTTGATGAATTACGAATCGCATATAAACAACAAATAGAAGCTTTATTAGACGGTGGTGCTGATATTTTATTGGTAGAGACAGTATTTGACACCTTAAATGCTAAAGCTGCATTATTTGCTATAGAAGAAGTAAAAGATGAACGAAACATAGATATTCCAACCATGGTTTCAGGAACCATTACCGATGCCTCTGGGAGAACACTTTCTGGACAAACGGCAGAGGCCTTTTTAGTTTCTATTTCTCATATCCCATTACTATCTGTGGGCTTTAACTGCGCTTTAGGAGCAAATTTATTGCAACCCCATTTAGAAGCCATTGCTTCCAAAACAACCTTGGCAATATCGGCACATCCAAATGCAGGATTACCAAATGCTTTTGGAGAGTATGATGAAACTCCTGAAGAAACTGCTACACAAATAGAAGAATATTTAAAGAAAAATTTGATCAATATTATTGGAGGATGTTGCGGTACTACCCCTGCTCATATCAAAGCAATTGCAGATGTTGCAGCAAGATATCAGCCTCGTCCACATGCTGAACTTAGCTCAGCATTGTAA
- the metF gene encoding methylenetetrahydrofolate reductase [NAD(P)H] translates to MKVTDHIKKAKGKTLFSFEIVPPQKGQNIEDLYNNIDPLMEFKPPFIDVTTSREEHIYIPKENGLLEKKITRMRPGTVGICASLKYKYNVDAIPHVLCGGFTKEETEYVLVDCHYLGLDNVMALRGDARKDEQYFQASNGGNRYAADLVKQIADLNKGKYLHEIIETPYKADFCIGVAGYPEKHLESPSLESDLKRLKEKVDSGADYVVTQMFFDNKKYFKFVEKAREIGITVPIIPGIKPLAVQRHLQILPQIFRLDLPQELVEAVEGCKTNKDVRQIGIEWAIQQSKELIEAGVPVVHYYSMGKSSNIKAIAKEVF, encoded by the coding sequence ATGAAAGTAACAGATCACATAAAAAAAGCGAAAGGAAAAACCTTATTCTCATTTGAAATTGTTCCTCCTCAAAAAGGACAAAATATTGAAGACCTGTATAACAATATAGATCCCTTAATGGAATTTAAACCTCCTTTTATTGATGTAACTACCTCAAGAGAAGAGCATATTTATATTCCTAAAGAAAATGGACTGCTAGAAAAGAAAATAACTAGAATGCGCCCAGGAACCGTTGGTATTTGTGCCTCTTTAAAATATAAATACAATGTAGATGCGATTCCACATGTTTTATGCGGAGGATTTACCAAAGAAGAAACCGAATATGTATTGGTGGATTGTCATTATTTAGGTTTAGACAATGTCATGGCGTTACGTGGTGATGCTCGTAAAGATGAACAATACTTTCAGGCGTCTAACGGTGGAAACAGATATGCCGCAGATTTGGTAAAACAAATAGCCGATTTAAACAAAGGAAAGTACTTACATGAGATTATAGAAACACCGTATAAAGCAGATTTTTGTATTGGTGTTGCTGGGTATCCTGAAAAACATTTAGAATCACCAAGTTTAGAAAGTGATTTAAAGAGATTGAAGGAAAAGGTAGATTCTGGAGCAGATTATGTAGTAACTCAGATGTTTTTTGACAATAAAAAGTATTTCAAGTTTGTTGAAAAAGCCAGAGAAATTGGGATCACCGTTCCAATTATCCCAGGTATTAAGCCTTTAGCAGTACAACGTCATTTACAAATACTACCACAAATTTTTAGGTTGGACTTACCACAAGAATTAGTAGAAGCCGTTGAAGGTTGTAAAACCAACAAAGATGTAAGACAAATAGGTATTGAATGGGCCATTCAACAAAGTAAAGAATTAATAGAAGCAGGTGTTCCTGTAGTACATTATTACTCTATGGGAAAATCAAGTAATATCAAAGCTATAGCCAAAGAAGTGTTTTAA
- the trxA gene encoding thioredoxin: MALEITDASFEEVVLKSDKPVLVDFWAAWCGPCRMVAPIVDEISNEYEGKAVVGKVDVDNNQEFAAKYGVRNIPTVLIFKNGEVVDKQVGAAPKKTYTDKIDAAL, encoded by the coding sequence ATGGCGTTAGAAATTACAGATGCATCTTTTGAAGAAGTAGTATTAAAATCAGATAAACCAGTTTTAGTTGATTTTTGGGCGGCTTGGTGTGGACCATGTAGAATGGTTGCTCCTATCGTTGATGAAATTAGCAATGAGTATGAAGGAAAAGCAGTTGTTGGTAAAGTTGATGTAGATAACAACCAAGAGTTTGCTGCTAAGTATGGAGTAAGAAACATTCCAACTGTTTTAATCTTTAAAAATGGTGAGGTAGTAGATAAGCAAGTTGGTGCAGCTCCGAAGAAGACTTATACTGATAAAATCGATGCTGCTTTATAG
- a CDS encoding DUF58 domain-containing protein, producing MMNLSTISTEIKNLDLLAKQVVEGFITGMHKSPFHGFSVEFSEHKLYNKGESTRHIDWKLFAKTEKLYTKKYEEETNLRCHIIIDNSASMHYPIVKTQTINSLNKIGFASVAAASLMEILKRQRDAVGLSVYANEYEYYAPEKGSERHRKMLLNQLEQLLTSKTSSSTETYKYLHEIAEKIHRRSLIFLFTDMFQTNVASEELFEALHHLKYNKHELVLFHTYDGKTEFNFDFDSSPKKLIDVETQQEINLYTENVQEQYQKAIKEHFSELKNKCLQYKIDYVPLDINLGFNEVLTSYLISRQNFS from the coding sequence ATGATGAACTTAAGTACAATTTCTACAGAAATAAAAAACCTAGACCTACTAGCAAAGCAGGTTGTTGAAGGTTTTATTACCGGAATGCATAAAAGTCCATTTCATGGGTTTTCTGTTGAATTCTCAGAACATAAATTGTATAACAAAGGAGAAAGTACTCGCCATATTGATTGGAAGCTTTTTGCCAAAACTGAAAAACTCTATACTAAAAAGTATGAGGAAGAAACTAATTTAAGGTGTCATATTATTATTGATAACTCCGCTTCAATGCACTACCCTATTGTGAAAACGCAAACAATTAATAGTTTGAATAAAATAGGATTTGCAAGTGTTGCAGCGGCTTCTTTAATGGAAATATTAAAACGACAACGCGATGCTGTTGGCTTGAGCGTTTATGCCAATGAGTATGAGTATTATGCTCCTGAAAAAGGAAGTGAAAGGCATAGAAAAATGCTTTTAAACCAATTAGAACAACTTTTAACTTCTAAAACATCTTCTTCTACCGAAACATATAAATACTTGCATGAAATAGCCGAAAAAATACATCGCAGGTCATTGATCTTTTTATTTACCGATATGTTTCAAACCAATGTGGCATCAGAAGAGTTATTTGAGGCTTTGCATCATTTAAAATACAACAAACACGAGCTTGTATTGTTTCATACCTACGATGGTAAAACAGAGTTTAATTTTGATTTTGATAGTTCTCCTAAAAAATTGATTGATGTGGAAACCCAACAAGAAATCAATTTATACACAGAAAATGTACAAGAACAATATCAAAAAGCTATTAAAGAACACTTTTCTGAATTAAAAAATAAATGTTTACAATATAAAATTGATTATGTTCCTTTAGACATCAACCTGGGATTCAACGAAGTACTTACAAGCTACTTAATTTCTCGACAAAATTTTTCATAA
- a CDS encoding homoserine kinase: protein MNYIKIFAPATVANVSCGFDSLGFAIDNVGDTMTFEKTKEKGVRITAITGAELPFDVTKNAAGVVALAMLKKHPVDFGITISIHKGYAPGSGLGSSAASAGGAAFGVNALLGNPFSNLALTQFAMLGEEATCGSPIADNVSAAIYGGFVLVRSYTPLDIVSLPVPSELRLVAIHPQVEVKTKDARDVLPKEIPLKSAVTQWANVGGLISGLYSDNYELISNSLTDIIVEPVRKKLIPHFDSVKKAAIEAGALGAGISGSGPTIFALCRGNEVAKEVYKAIKETYQETGIDFHMIQSEINTQGIQILEQN, encoded by the coding sequence ATGAACTATATAAAAATATTTGCACCGGCAACCGTAGCTAATGTTTCTTGCGGATTTGATTCTTTAGGATTTGCTATAGATAATGTAGGAGATACCATGACGTTCGAAAAAACAAAAGAAAAAGGCGTTAGGATAACTGCCATAACTGGAGCTGAGTTACCATTTGATGTAACGAAAAATGCAGCAGGTGTGGTAGCATTGGCAATGCTAAAAAAGCATCCGGTAGATTTTGGAATCACCATTAGCATTCATAAAGGCTATGCTCCTGGAAGTGGATTGGGAAGTAGTGCTGCCAGTGCTGGAGGAGCCGCGTTTGGTGTGAATGCATTGTTAGGAAATCCGTTTTCTAACCTAGCATTAACACAGTTTGCCATGTTAGGAGAAGAAGCAACTTGCGGAAGTCCAATAGCCGACAATGTTTCAGCAGCTATTTATGGTGGTTTTGTATTGGTAAGAAGTTATACACCATTAGATATAGTGAGTTTACCGGTTCCTTCTGAATTACGTTTGGTAGCAATTCATCCTCAGGTTGAGGTAAAAACAAAAGATGCAAGAGACGTACTTCCAAAAGAAATTCCTTTAAAAAGTGCAGTAACCCAATGGGCAAATGTTGGCGGACTTATAAGCGGATTGTATTCAGATAATTATGAATTAATAAGTAATTCGCTAACAGATATTATTGTAGAACCTGTACGTAAAAAATTAATACCGCATTTTGACTCTGTAAAAAAAGCAGCAATTGAAGCAGGTGCTTTAGGAGCTGGAATTTCAGGATCTGGCCCAACAATTTTTGCTTTATGTAGAGGAAATGAAGTAGCAAAAGAAGTATACAAAGCTATCAAGGAAACTTATCAAGAAACTGGAATTGATTTCCACATGATTCAATCAGAAATTAATACACAAGGAATTCAAATACTTGAACAAAACTAA
- the metH gene encoding methionine synthase, with amino-acid sequence MSEQRRYMKLSGLEPLIITPENNFINVGERTNVAGSRKFLRLIKEEKFDEALAIARHQVDGGAQIIDINMDDGLIDGKEAMVRFLNLIASEPDIARVPIMIDSSKWEIIEAGLQVVQGKSVVNSISLKEGEEKFIWEATQIKRYGAAVIVMAFDEVGQADNYERRIEIAERSYRVLVDKVNFPPEDIIFDLNIFPVATGMEEHRKNAIDFIEATRWVRENLPHVSVSGGVSNVSFSFRGNNVVREAMHSVFLYYAIKAGMNMGIVNPTMLEVYDDIPADLLAHIEDVILDRRDDATERLLDFAETVKGKKKEDDTTVLEWRNLPLQDRITHSLVKGIDAFIVEDAEEARLSVERPLHVIEGHLMTGMNVVGDLFGSGKMFLPQVVKSARVMKKAVAYLNPYIEAEKSEEQQALGKILMATVKGDVHDIGKNIVSVVLGCNNYEIVDLGVMVAPEKIIETAKKENVDAIGLSGLITPSLDEMVYLAKEMERQNFDIPLLIGGATTSKAHTAVKIDTEYKNAVVHVNDASRAVTVVGDLLNKRTSNAYVAKLKKDYEEFRTKFLKRGKEKHYISIEEARENKYQIDWKNTQISKPKELGIQKFEQISLKELVPFFDWSPFFRSWDLHGKFPNILEDEVVGEQATSLYEDAQKMISLIIEKQALKPKAIFGIFEANTVQDDDITVTKKGGETFVFRTLRQQLKKQKGKPSFALADFIAPEHSEQTDYIGAFCTAIFGADELAQEYKNVHDDYNAIMVQAIADRFAEAFAEYLHHRIRTKHWGYASEENLSNDELIKEVYKGIRPAPGYPACPDHLEKETIWELLEVEKNIGVSLTESLAMWPAAAVSGYYFAHEEARYFGLGKITDDQVRDYAERKGIPLDKARKWLHPNIANN; translated from the coding sequence ATGAGTGAACAAAGAAGATATATGAAATTATCGGGACTAGAGCCCTTAATTATAACTCCTGAAAATAATTTTATCAATGTAGGAGAACGTACCAATGTAGCAGGTTCTCGTAAATTTCTTCGATTAATCAAAGAAGAAAAATTTGATGAAGCTTTGGCCATTGCCCGTCATCAAGTAGATGGAGGTGCACAAATCATTGATATTAATATGGATGATGGTTTGATTGACGGCAAAGAAGCCATGGTTCGTTTTTTAAACCTAATTGCTTCAGAACCTGATATTGCCAGAGTTCCTATAATGATTGATAGTTCTAAATGGGAAATTATTGAAGCCGGACTTCAAGTAGTACAAGGAAAATCGGTTGTAAATTCAATTTCTTTAAAAGAAGGCGAAGAAAAATTTATTTGGGAAGCTACTCAGATAAAACGATATGGTGCGGCAGTAATTGTCATGGCCTTTGATGAAGTTGGGCAAGCAGATAATTATGAAAGAAGAATTGAAATCGCTGAGCGCTCCTATCGTGTTTTAGTAGATAAAGTCAACTTCCCTCCTGAGGATATTATTTTCGACTTAAACATTTTCCCTGTGGCTACAGGAATGGAAGAGCATCGTAAAAACGCCATTGATTTTATTGAAGCTACTCGTTGGGTACGAGAAAACTTACCTCATGTAAGTGTAAGCGGAGGTGTAAGTAATGTTTCCTTTTCATTTAGAGGAAACAACGTAGTACGAGAAGCCATGCATTCGGTATTCCTATACTATGCTATCAAAGCAGGTATGAATATGGGAATTGTAAACCCAACGATGTTAGAGGTGTATGACGATATTCCAGCAGATCTTTTAGCGCATATAGAAGATGTTATTTTAGATCGAAGAGATGACGCTACTGAACGCTTATTAGATTTTGCTGAAACTGTAAAAGGCAAAAAGAAAGAAGATGACACTACTGTTTTAGAATGGAGAAATCTGCCTTTACAAGATAGAATTACACATTCCTTAGTAAAAGGAATTGATGCTTTTATAGTTGAAGATGCAGAAGAAGCGCGCTTAAGTGTAGAAAGACCTTTACATGTTATTGAAGGTCATTTAATGACGGGAATGAATGTGGTTGGTGATTTGTTTGGTTCTGGGAAAATGTTCTTACCACAAGTAGTAAAATCGGCTCGGGTAATGAAAAAAGCAGTTGCCTATTTAAATCCATATATAGAAGCTGAAAAAAGTGAAGAACAACAAGCTTTAGGAAAAATTCTAATGGCTACTGTAAAAGGTGATGTTCATGATATCGGAAAAAACATTGTGAGTGTTGTTTTAGGTTGTAACAATTATGAAATTGTTGATTTAGGAGTTATGGTGGCTCCTGAAAAAATTATTGAAACCGCCAAAAAGGAAAATGTAGATGCTATTGGTTTAAGCGGATTGATTACTCCATCACTGGATGAAATGGTGTATTTAGCTAAAGAAATGGAGCGTCAAAATTTTGATATTCCGTTGTTAATTGGTGGTGCAACCACTTCCAAAGCACATACTGCTGTTAAAATAGATACAGAGTATAAAAATGCAGTCGTGCATGTAAACGATGCTTCTAGAGCAGTAACTGTTGTAGGTGATTTATTAAACAAAAGAACCAGCAATGCGTATGTAGCCAAACTTAAGAAGGACTATGAAGAGTTTAGAACTAAGTTTTTAAAACGCGGTAAAGAGAAACATTATATCTCTATTGAAGAAGCCAGAGAGAATAAATATCAAATTGATTGGAAAAACACACAAATTTCTAAACCTAAAGAGTTAGGAATTCAAAAGTTTGAACAGATCAGTTTAAAAGAATTGGTTCCGTTCTTTGATTGGAGTCCGTTTTTTCGTTCTTGGGATTTACACGGAAAATTTCCAAATATTTTAGAAGATGAAGTGGTAGGTGAACAAGCAACTAGTTTGTATGAAGATGCTCAAAAAATGATTTCATTGATCATTGAAAAACAAGCCCTAAAACCCAAAGCTATCTTCGGAATCTTTGAAGCGAATACTGTACAGGATGATGATATCACGGTTACGAAAAAAGGAGGAGAAACTTTTGTTTTTAGAACCCTTCGACAACAATTAAAAAAGCAAAAAGGAAAACCAAGTTTTGCCTTAGCAGATTTTATTGCTCCGGAGCACAGCGAACAAACAGATTATATCGGAGCTTTTTGTACTGCTATTTTTGGTGCCGATGAACTTGCTCAGGAGTATAAGAACGTTCATGATGATTACAATGCCATCATGGTACAAGCCATCGCAGACCGATTTGCAGAAGCTTTTGCCGAATACTTACACCACCGTATACGAACCAAACACTGGGGCTATGCTTCCGAAGAAAACTTATCTAATGATGAACTGATCAAAGAAGTTTATAAAGGCATCCGACCAGCTCCTGGTTATCCCGCTTGTCCAGATCATTTGGAAAAAGAAACTATTTGGGAATTGTTAGAGGTTGAAAAAAACATTGGAGTAAGTCTTACCGAAAGTCTTGCCATGTGGCCAGCAGCTGCTGTTTCTGGATATTACTTTGCTCATGAAGAAGCTCGATATTTTGGATTAGGAAAAATAACCGATGATCAAGTACGAGATTATGCTGAGCGAAAAGGAATTCCACTTGACAAAGCTAGAAAATGGCTACATCCAAACATTGCAAATAATTAA